GGTCAGCCTGGGTGGTGGCGGTAGTCGGAGGGAGTATGGCCCTGGACCGAATCGCATTTAGGTCGGTCTGAGCGGCCGTAAGGTTATTAAGTTGGGCATTGGCTTCGGCACGGATCAGGTATTGCTCGGCCAAACGAAGTACAACGGAGTATTCGGTAAAGGAGGAAGCTGACTGCACTTTGTATTTAAATGGAAAATAATAGGTTGTTCCGCCTGAAATAATACTGTCGATCCAATTCGCCCGCCGGTTGTCGCCGGGTTCGAAGGCACCGAGAAGCTGGGGGCTAATGGTGCTGGCGTTTTGGGTACCATTTTGCGGATTGGTAGTTAGAATGAAATTGGCGCCTTCGGGGGTATTGAGGCCGGGATTAGCGGGCTGCAATTGCCAGATGGCTTCGGGGCTTTGGATCAAAAAAACGCCATTAAGGCTGTCAAGGCTGTAGAGGGTGGTCTGGTTCAATATGGCGGTTGCCTGGGTAACTGCATCGGAGAAATCCCCGGTATAGAGGTATACGCGGGCGAGCAAGGCCGTCGCGGCGTATTTATTGGGCCTGATACGGAGAGAAGTGACGGCGGTATCTGTCGCATCTACATAATTTTCATTGAGCAGCGACTGCGCCGAGATGAGGTCGGCTACAATCTGCTGATAAACCTGCGCTTCAGGGGATCGTTTAAGGAGGGAGACGGTGGCGTAATCAGTAGTGGTGACAATAGGAACTTCGCCAAACAAATTGACCAGGTAGAAATTCCAATAAGCCCGAGTAAAAAGCGCTTCACCGGTGAGTTGATTTTTTATACTTGGGTATATGGAAGTAGAAGCGTTTAATCCGGAAATGACGGCGTTAGCCTGATAAATTAAATTGTAGGCAGCCGACCAAAGGTTTCCGGAAAACGAAGTGGTAGAGTTTAGAGCGTTCGCATAAAACTGGGTGGCACTGAAATTGGTGGAGTAGTTGGTTAGCTCGTCGGCAGCTAGTCCCAGGTAGTAGGCATAATAATAGGTGTATTGTTGGTTGACCATTTGCGAGTAAATGCTGGTCATCGCTGTGGTGGCGGTGCTACTGTTTGAAAAAACAGTAGCCGTGGTTGTCTGTGTTGTAGGCGGGTTGATGGTGACAAATTTTTTACAACCAGTGTCGGATACAAAAAATAGTAGAATAAGACACCAGGAACGTTTTTTATATGTGAAAGGAGCAAGTTGCATAGTATGAATGTTTATAGAGTTACTTAAAGTGTGAACTGGAGGCCGAAGGTGACGGTACGAAGTGGCGGAAGGGTCAGGCCTTGCGTCTCAGGGTCCAATCCGATATATTTGGTAATGGTCAACAGATTCTGGCCGGATAAAAAGATGCGTAGGACCTGGAAATGGATCCTTCGATCTATGGTTGTGGGAAAAGTGTAGGAAAGAGAGACATTCCTTAGCCGAACAAAGGATGCATTGCTGATAGTCCGGTCGCTTTGTGTAGCATTGAAATAAGCGGTTGTTGCTGTAGATCCGTAGTTCTGGGAAAACATCTGGAAAGCGGCAGTTTGCTTGCTGTTTTGCCAACGGTTCAATACAGCGGTAGACTGATTGGATATGCCGCCGTATCCAAGGATTCCGGGTTCAATACCTGATACAAAAGGGAAATAGTCTCCAGATTGTTTCACAAACTGAAGATAGACGTCGAGCTGGAGGCCATGGTATCGAACGCTGTTCTTCATGCCGCCATACCAACGTTGTGTTTTTTCCGCAAGGAACTGGTAGTCCTGGGGGCTGGATGGCGTGCTGGTTGGGCCATTGCTGCTGGAAAATTCGTAGGCGCCGGTTGAGGAGTTGACGTCGAGATAATGAAACAGGGGCTGCACAAAAAGGGATTTACCGACTTGGTATCGGTAGGCGTAACTTGATCCGGCGAGGTTGGGATAAGAAACCAGCTTGTTGCGGGGAATGGAGAGATTGACACTAGTAGTCCATGTGATTTCATGGGTTCGGATATTGATCGTATTCAACTGGAATTCAACGCCGGTATTTTGAACAACCGCTGGTAAATTGGCCTCTACGGACGTGAAACCTGTGGTCGAAGGGAGAGAGTATCCTACGAGCTGGTTACCCGTTCGGTTGTGGTAATAGCTGGAAGTCAGGAGGATCCTGTCGTGGATGAAACCTAATTCGAGGCCGAATTCGAGCTTTCGGACAAGCTCCCAGCTAAAAGAAGGATTTGCTATGGAGGTTGGAATAATTGTGGCTTGTCCCTGATAAGGATAAGTAAATGCAGAATAGGTGCTGAGGTATTTGTAGTCGCCGATCTGATCGTTGCCAGTGATACCGTAGCTTCCGCGGATCTTTCCAAAACTTAGGAATGGCAGCGAAGTGGCAATGAACTTTTCCTTAAAGAACAGCCAGCCGACGCCGAGGGCACCAAAATTGCCGAATTGTTTGTCAGGGCCGAATCGGCTGCTGCCGTCGCGTCTGGCGGTGGCATTCAGCAAGTATTTATCTTGATATGTGTAGCTAAGACGGGTAAACAGGGCAGCATAATTGTATTGAGTAACTTGGTTGCCGATCACAAAGACGTAGGTGGCCTCGGCGATGTTGGGAATTT
This region of Dinghuibacter silviterrae genomic DNA includes:
- a CDS encoding RagB/SusD family nutrient uptake outer membrane protein, with amino-acid sequence MQLAPFTYKKRSWCLILLFFVSDTGCKKFVTINPPTTQTTTATVFSNSSTATTAMTSIYSQMVNQQYTYYYAYYLGLAADELTNYSTNFSATQFYANALNSTTSFSGNLWSAAYNLIYQANAVISGLNASTSIYPSIKNQLTGEALFTRAYWNFYLVNLFGEVPIVTTTDYATVSLLKRSPEAQVYQQIVADLISAQSLLNENYVDATDTAVTSLRIRPNKYAATALLARVYLYTGDFSDAVTQATAILNQTTLYSLDSLNGVFLIQSPEAIWQLQPANPGLNTPEGANFILTTNPQNGTQNASTISPQLLGAFEPGDNRRANWIDSIISGGTTYYFPFKYKVQSASSFTEYSVVLRLAEQYLIRAEANAQLNNLTAAQTDLNAIRSRAILPPTTATTQADLLTAIQHERQIEYFTEWGHRWLDMKRSQTINSIMGGPTGVCAAKNGIWAATDSLFPIPQSDRLNDPNLTQNQGY